A window from Malania oleifera isolate guangnan ecotype guangnan chromosome 7, ASM2987363v1, whole genome shotgun sequence encodes these proteins:
- the LOC131160342 gene encoding probable receptor-like protein kinase At1g30570 isoform X2 yields MPWSIIFFLCFLWILSPTDGRKWVGDLAPANNLTIRSPGVAASTTALSGDSIFAPLYSTAQFFTDSMNYTFEGVQGNYFLRLHFYPFRFEDLNANESSFEVVANGLKLVSEFNVPREISRKNLYFNSSGSNATLSSLVKEYFLTINLGVLVIDFLATNTKGSFGFINAIELVPVADSLFVDTVTKVGGNGASSVLNLSGLGIETMHRLNVGGPKVEASQDVDVWRMWEVDSGYMFRADTGSEMHNTSNITYSSLNDTSAAPLLVYETARIMSNAQVLDKRFNMSWRLEVDPNFDYLIRLHFCELVYEKANQRSFRIYINNRTAAENFDVFVKAGGMNKACHQDYVDVVSSKINTIWIQLGPDTTAGVSDALLNGLEIFKLSRNGNLAYVSRRFDSNGSLRRSKTSKAWSLWVGIGVGVSVLILAVLFFYCKNLRKESSNNKNYSPRWLFLLEPILNTTANAKGLAGNQNSTGSTASTRIGKRFTLAEIRAATNNFDEKLVIGAGGFGKVYKGEIDEGTFAAIKRAHPQSEQGLAEFETEIEMLSKLRHRHLVSMIGFCEEQNEMILVYEYMANGTLRNHLFGSDLRPLTWKQRLEVCIGAARGLHYLHTGAERGIIHRDVKTTNILLDENFIAKMADFGLSKTGPALEQTHVSTAVKGSFGYLDPEYFRRQQLTQKSDVYSFGVVLFEVVCARAVINPTLPKDQINLAEWAMRWQQKGSLETIIDSRIKGNYCPESVKKFGEIAEKCLADEGKNRPTMGEVLWHLEYVLQVHEAWLHADTEESSFLSSQILEDCKARESEGHEPASFHEATDTNLKIKKNESATT; encoded by the exons ATGCCTTGGAGCATCATCTTCTTTTTATGTTTCCTGTGGATTCTTAGCCCCACAG ATGGTAGGAAATGGGTTGGTGATCTGGCCCCTGCCAACAATCTCACCATTAGGTCTCCCGGGGTTGCCGCCTCCACCACCGCACTGAGCGGAGATTCAATCTTTGCACCACTTTATAGCACAGCCCAGTTCTTCACTGATAGTATGAATTACACATTTGAAGGGGTCCAAGGGAACTATTTTCTTAGGCTTCATTTTTATCCATTCCGCTTTGAGGACCTCAATGCAAATGAATCCTCCTTTGAGGTGGTGGCAAATGGTCTGAAACTGGTGTCGGAGTTCAATGTTCCCAGAGAGATTTCACGCAAGAATTTGTACTTTAATAGTTCAGGAAGCAATGCTACTTTGTCCTCCTTAGTAAAAGAGTATTTCCTCACCATCAATTTGGGAGTTCTTGTGATCGACTTCCTGGCAACCAACACCAAGGGGTCTTTTGGGTTCATAAATGCGATAGAACTCGTTCCCGTTGCTGATTCCCTCTTTGTAGACACTGTGACTAAGGTGGGAGGAAATGGTGCCAGCAGTGTTCTTAATTTGAGTGGGCTGGGAATTGAAACTATGCATAGATTGAATGTTGGGGGTCCTAAGGTAGAAGCCAGTCAAGATGTAGATGTTTGGAGGATGTGGGAAGTGGATTCGGGCTACATGTTCAGAGCAGATACTGGGTCTGAAATGCATAACACTTCTAATATTACCTATTCTTCCTTAAACGACACCTCAGCAGCTCCTCTTCTTGTGTATGAAACAGCAAGAATTATGTCCAACGCCCAAGTCCTCGATAAGAGGTTCAACATGTCGTGGAGACTTGAAGTGgatcctaattttgattatttaatcaGATTACATTTCTGTGAGCTGGTTTATGAAAAGGCAAACCAGAGGAGCTTCAGAATCTACATAAATAATCGGACTGCAGCAGAAAATTTTGATGTCTTTGTAAAAGCTGGAGGGATGAACAAAGCATGTCACCAGGATTATGTTGATGTGGTGTCTTCAAAAATTAATACCATTTGGATTCAGTTAGGTCCTGACACAACAGCTGGTGTTTCAGATGCTCTCTTGAATGGTCTCGAGATTTTCAAGCTGAGCCGTAATGGAAATCTTGCCTATGTATCACGGAGATTTGATTCAAATGGGAGTCTAAGAAGAAGTAAAACTTCAAAAGCTTGGAGTCTTTGGGTTGGGATTGGAGTGGGTGTTTCTGTTCTAATTCTTGcagttttatttttttactgcAAAAACTTGAGAAAGGAATCTAGTAATAACAAAAACTATTCTCCTAGATGGCTGTTCCTTCTTGAGCCCATTCTGAATACTACTGCTAATGCTAAGGGATTGGCAGGAAATCAGAACTCAACTGGGTCTACGGCCTCTACCAGAATTGGCAAACGGTTTACATTAGCAGAGATTCGAGCAGCAACAAATAATTTTGATGAAAAATTAGTTATTGGAGCAGGAGGCTTTGGTAAGGTGTACAAAGGGGAGATTGATGAGGGCACTTTTGCGGCAATTAAACGTGCCCACCCACAATCCGAGCAAGGCCTAGCAGAATTCGAGACGGAGATTGAAATGCTTTCAAAGCTCAGACATAGGCATCTGGTTTCCATGATTGGATTCTGTGAAGAACAGAATGAGATGATCTTGGTTTATGAGTACATGGCAAACGGGACGCTTAGGAACCATCTCTTTGGGAGCGATTTGCGACCGTTAACTTGGAAGCAGCGATTAGAAGTATGTATTGGCGCTGCCCGGGGGCTTCACTACCTTCATACTGGAGCAGAGAGGGGCATCATTCACAGGGATGTTAAGACAACCAATATATTGTTGGATGAGAATTTCATAGCAAAAATGGCAGATTTTGGGTTGTCCAAAACTGGTCCTGCTTTAGAACAAACCCATGTTAGCACTGCAGTGAAAGGAAGCTTTGGATATCTTGACCCAGAATACTTCCGGCGGCAACAATTGACGCAGAAATCAGATGTTTACTCTTTCGGTGTAGTGTTGTTTGAAGTTGTTTGCGCACGGGCTGTTATAAATCCAACCTTGCCGAAAGATCAGATCAATCTTGCAGAATGGGCAATGCGATGGCAACAAAAAGGATCTCTTGAAACCATTATTGATTCACGTATTAAGGGGAATTATTGTCCCGAATCAGTGAAGAAATTTGGGGAGATCGCTGAAAAATGTCTTGCCGATGAGGGGAAGAACCGGCCGACAATGGGAGAAGTGTTGTGGCACTTGGAGTATGTCTTGCAAGTTCATGAAGCTTGGCTGCATGCTGACACAGAAGAGAGCTCTTTTTTGAGTAGTCAGATTTTGGAGGATTGCAAAGCAAGGGAATCTGAGGGGCATGAACCTGCAAGTTTTCATGAAGCGACTGATACAAACCTCAAAATAAAGAAGAATGAATCCGCTACAACTTAA
- the LOC131160342 gene encoding probable receptor-like protein kinase At1g30570 isoform X1, with translation MGVLGTIFLMIICVFVTAGEAADANSFLINCGSNSTVDVDGRKWVGDLAPANNLTIRSPGVAASTTALSGDSIFAPLYSTAQFFTDSMNYTFEGVQGNYFLRLHFYPFRFEDLNANESSFEVVANGLKLVSEFNVPREISRKNLYFNSSGSNATLSSLVKEYFLTINLGVLVIDFLATNTKGSFGFINAIELVPVADSLFVDTVTKVGGNGASSVLNLSGLGIETMHRLNVGGPKVEASQDVDVWRMWEVDSGYMFRADTGSEMHNTSNITYSSLNDTSAAPLLVYETARIMSNAQVLDKRFNMSWRLEVDPNFDYLIRLHFCELVYEKANQRSFRIYINNRTAAENFDVFVKAGGMNKACHQDYVDVVSSKINTIWIQLGPDTTAGVSDALLNGLEIFKLSRNGNLAYVSRRFDSNGSLRRSKTSKAWSLWVGIGVGVSVLILAVLFFYCKNLRKESSNNKNYSPRWLFLLEPILNTTANAKGLAGNQNSTGSTASTRIGKRFTLAEIRAATNNFDEKLVIGAGGFGKVYKGEIDEGTFAAIKRAHPQSEQGLAEFETEIEMLSKLRHRHLVSMIGFCEEQNEMILVYEYMANGTLRNHLFGSDLRPLTWKQRLEVCIGAARGLHYLHTGAERGIIHRDVKTTNILLDENFIAKMADFGLSKTGPALEQTHVSTAVKGSFGYLDPEYFRRQQLTQKSDVYSFGVVLFEVVCARAVINPTLPKDQINLAEWAMRWQQKGSLETIIDSRIKGNYCPESVKKFGEIAEKCLADEGKNRPTMGEVLWHLEYVLQVHEAWLHADTEESSFLSSQILEDCKARESEGHEPASFHEATDTNLKIKKNESATT, from the coding sequence ATGGGGGTCTTAGGCACAATTTTTCTTATGATAATCTGTGTGTTTGTTACAGCTGGAGAAGCAGCTGACGCAAACTCTTTCCTGATAAATTGTGGTTCAAATTCTACTGTTGATGTAGATGGTAGGAAATGGGTTGGTGATCTGGCCCCTGCCAACAATCTCACCATTAGGTCTCCCGGGGTTGCCGCCTCCACCACCGCACTGAGCGGAGATTCAATCTTTGCACCACTTTATAGCACAGCCCAGTTCTTCACTGATAGTATGAATTACACATTTGAAGGGGTCCAAGGGAACTATTTTCTTAGGCTTCATTTTTATCCATTCCGCTTTGAGGACCTCAATGCAAATGAATCCTCCTTTGAGGTGGTGGCAAATGGTCTGAAACTGGTGTCGGAGTTCAATGTTCCCAGAGAGATTTCACGCAAGAATTTGTACTTTAATAGTTCAGGAAGCAATGCTACTTTGTCCTCCTTAGTAAAAGAGTATTTCCTCACCATCAATTTGGGAGTTCTTGTGATCGACTTCCTGGCAACCAACACCAAGGGGTCTTTTGGGTTCATAAATGCGATAGAACTCGTTCCCGTTGCTGATTCCCTCTTTGTAGACACTGTGACTAAGGTGGGAGGAAATGGTGCCAGCAGTGTTCTTAATTTGAGTGGGCTGGGAATTGAAACTATGCATAGATTGAATGTTGGGGGTCCTAAGGTAGAAGCCAGTCAAGATGTAGATGTTTGGAGGATGTGGGAAGTGGATTCGGGCTACATGTTCAGAGCAGATACTGGGTCTGAAATGCATAACACTTCTAATATTACCTATTCTTCCTTAAACGACACCTCAGCAGCTCCTCTTCTTGTGTATGAAACAGCAAGAATTATGTCCAACGCCCAAGTCCTCGATAAGAGGTTCAACATGTCGTGGAGACTTGAAGTGgatcctaattttgattatttaatcaGATTACATTTCTGTGAGCTGGTTTATGAAAAGGCAAACCAGAGGAGCTTCAGAATCTACATAAATAATCGGACTGCAGCAGAAAATTTTGATGTCTTTGTAAAAGCTGGAGGGATGAACAAAGCATGTCACCAGGATTATGTTGATGTGGTGTCTTCAAAAATTAATACCATTTGGATTCAGTTAGGTCCTGACACAACAGCTGGTGTTTCAGATGCTCTCTTGAATGGTCTCGAGATTTTCAAGCTGAGCCGTAATGGAAATCTTGCCTATGTATCACGGAGATTTGATTCAAATGGGAGTCTAAGAAGAAGTAAAACTTCAAAAGCTTGGAGTCTTTGGGTTGGGATTGGAGTGGGTGTTTCTGTTCTAATTCTTGcagttttatttttttactgcAAAAACTTGAGAAAGGAATCTAGTAATAACAAAAACTATTCTCCTAGATGGCTGTTCCTTCTTGAGCCCATTCTGAATACTACTGCTAATGCTAAGGGATTGGCAGGAAATCAGAACTCAACTGGGTCTACGGCCTCTACCAGAATTGGCAAACGGTTTACATTAGCAGAGATTCGAGCAGCAACAAATAATTTTGATGAAAAATTAGTTATTGGAGCAGGAGGCTTTGGTAAGGTGTACAAAGGGGAGATTGATGAGGGCACTTTTGCGGCAATTAAACGTGCCCACCCACAATCCGAGCAAGGCCTAGCAGAATTCGAGACGGAGATTGAAATGCTTTCAAAGCTCAGACATAGGCATCTGGTTTCCATGATTGGATTCTGTGAAGAACAGAATGAGATGATCTTGGTTTATGAGTACATGGCAAACGGGACGCTTAGGAACCATCTCTTTGGGAGCGATTTGCGACCGTTAACTTGGAAGCAGCGATTAGAAGTATGTATTGGCGCTGCCCGGGGGCTTCACTACCTTCATACTGGAGCAGAGAGGGGCATCATTCACAGGGATGTTAAGACAACCAATATATTGTTGGATGAGAATTTCATAGCAAAAATGGCAGATTTTGGGTTGTCCAAAACTGGTCCTGCTTTAGAACAAACCCATGTTAGCACTGCAGTGAAAGGAAGCTTTGGATATCTTGACCCAGAATACTTCCGGCGGCAACAATTGACGCAGAAATCAGATGTTTACTCTTTCGGTGTAGTGTTGTTTGAAGTTGTTTGCGCACGGGCTGTTATAAATCCAACCTTGCCGAAAGATCAGATCAATCTTGCAGAATGGGCAATGCGATGGCAACAAAAAGGATCTCTTGAAACCATTATTGATTCACGTATTAAGGGGAATTATTGTCCCGAATCAGTGAAGAAATTTGGGGAGATCGCTGAAAAATGTCTTGCCGATGAGGGGAAGAACCGGCCGACAATGGGAGAAGTGTTGTGGCACTTGGAGTATGTCTTGCAAGTTCATGAAGCTTGGCTGCATGCTGACACAGAAGAGAGCTCTTTTTTGAGTAGTCAGATTTTGGAGGATTGCAAAGCAAGGGAATCTGAGGGGCATGAACCTGCAAGTTTTCATGAAGCGACTGATACAAACCTCAAAATAAAGAAGAATGAATCCGCTACAACTTAA